Proteins found in one Arachis stenosperma cultivar V10309 chromosome 8, arast.V10309.gnm1.PFL2, whole genome shotgun sequence genomic segment:
- the LOC130943467 gene encoding RING-H2 finger protein ATL80-like encodes MTRPLRILGERNSSTTDNAPSVVDSDFVVILAALICALICVLGLVAVARCACLRRLRLSSSSAAATPSLPAAANKGVKKKVLSSLPKVTATVESAGKFSDCAICLAEFTAGDEIRVLPQCGHGFHVSCIDAWLRSHSSCPSCRQILVVPRCNKCGGFPAPASSSTTATASQPPESDSTFKVSGDHANRFLP; translated from the coding sequence ATGACTCGTCCCTTGAGAATTTTAGGCGAGCGCAACTCGTCAACCACCGACAACGCCCCCTCCGTCGTCGACTCCGACTTCGTCGTCATCCTCGCCGCCCTCATCTGCGCTCTCATCTGCGTTCTCGGACTGGTCGCTGTAGCTCGCTGCGCTTGTCTCCGCCGCCTCCGCCTCTCATCCTCCTCCGCCGCCGCTACTCCCTCGCTTCCCGCAGCTGCCAACAAAGGTGTCAAGAAGAAGGTACTCAGCTCTCTCCCCAAGGTCACCGCCACAGTCGAGTCGGCTGGCAAGTTCTCCGACTGCGCGATCTGCCTGGCGGAGTTCACAGCCGGAGATGAGATCCGAGTGCTGCCTCAGTGTGGCCATGGCTTCCACGTGTCGTGTATCGACGCGTGGCTGAGGTCGCATTCATCGTGTCCATCGTGCCGTCAGATTCTGGTGGTTCCGAGATGCAACAAGTGCGGTGGTTTTCCAGCACCCGCGAGCTCGAGCACCACCGCCACCGCCTCTCAGCCACCGGAATCGGATTCCACATTCAAGGTAAGCGGCGATCATGCCAATAGGTTTTTACCTTAG
- the LOC130944951 gene encoding protein MULTIPLE CHLOROPLAST DIVISION SITE 1, which translates to MPSIWTLQFRTLSVPPSIVICSSSNNSHGSGGGNGVRIIRNGISKWCSLITTRTNQLRQDSVNSVAKFHNHLFTSILNPPPPPLSFLVNGDGGMKYPIWMCVVALVLFVGVRAFAERVFSQRNHRPGSVADLVRRGQLRSDRRGISRPLKYEDPFNNPMVKVGKSNSTVEMCGKVYRLAPVTLTEEQQAIHQRRRSRAYQWKRPTMFLREGDTVPPDADPDTIRWIPANHPFATTATDLDEELAQNNVYQKHGVPFRIQAEHEALQRKLEALQNEQKLKKAVIDPATAREFERPFNSLAEKSSVNNQVPDSKPSKSDIGLNSLEGKSSSQED; encoded by the exons ATGCCTTCAATTTGGACACTGCAGTTTCGGACTCTTTCGGTTCCG CCCTCCATCGTCATCTGTAGCAGCAGCAACAACAGTCATGGCAGTGGCGGTGGCAATGGTGTTCGTATAATTAGGAACGGAATCTCCAAATGGTGCTCCCTAATCACCACTCGCACCAACCAGCTCAGACAAGACTCCGTTAATTCCGTTGCAAAATTCCACAATCACCTATTTACTTCCATCCTCAATCCTCCGCCtcctcctctttcctttctG GTTAATGGAGACGGTGGAATGAAGTATCCGATTTGGATGTGCGTTGTGGCTCTTGTTTTGTTTGTGGGAGTGAGAGCATTTGCAGAGAGAGTATTCTCCCAAAGAAACCACCGCCCTGGCTCCGTAGCTGATCTTGTCAGGCGTGGCCAACTCAGATCCGATAGAAGAGGCAT TTCTAGGCCTCTTAAGTATGAAGACCCGTTCAATAATCCAATGGTCAAGGTTGGTAAAAGCAACTCGACTGTTGAAATGTGTGGCAAGGTTTATCGTTTAGCACCTGTTACACTCACCGAAGAGCAACAAGCCATCCACCAGAGAAGGAGATCACGTGCATACCAGTGGAAGCGACCAACCATGTTCCTTAGGGAAGGAGACACTGTTCCTCCAGATGCTGATCCTGATACAATCAGGTGGATTCCTGCAAATCATCCCTTTGCAACCACAGCCACTGATCTTGACGAGGAGCTAGCCCAAAACAATGTGTATCAAAAGCATGGAGTTCCTTTCCGTATTCAGGCTGAGCATGAGGCGCTGCAAAGAAAGCTTGAAGCTCTACAAAAT GAGCAAAAACTAAAGAAAGCAGTAATAGATCCCGCCACTGCTAGAGAATTTGAGAGGCCATTCAACTCCCTTGCAGAGAAGAGCTCTGTAAACAATCAAGTGCCTGATTCCAAGCCCTCCAAATCAGATATTGGCTTAAATAGTTTGGAAGGTAAATCGTCTTCCCAAGAAGATTAG
- the LOC130944310 gene encoding monosaccharide-sensing protein 2-like, giving the protein MKGAVLVAIAASIGNFLQGWDNATIAGAVVYIKKDLALQTTVEGLVVAMSLIGATVITTCSGPISDWLGRRPMLIISSLLYFLGSLVMLWSPNVYVLCLARLLDGFGIGLAVTLVPVYISETAPSEIRGSLNTLPQFSGSGGMFLSYCLVFWFSFSASPNWRVMLGILSIPSLFYFLLTIFFLPESPRWLVSKGKMLEAKKVLQRLRGREDVAGEMALLVEGLGVGGDTTIEEYIIGPADEDGEGQIQTAEKDKVRLYGSQAGLSWLAKPVTGQSSLGLVSRHGSIVNQSMPLMDPVVTLFGSVHEKLPEQGSMRSTLFPHFGSMFSTADPHAKNEQWDEESLQREGEEYASEAGGDSDDNLQSPLISRQTTSIEKEMPPPPSHGSILSSMRRHSSLMQGEPVGSTGIGGGWQLAWKWNEKGEDGKKEGGFKRIYLHQEAGPVPSKGSVVSIPGEGDFVQAAALVSQPALYSKELIGGQPVGPAMVHPSETASKGPIWKALLEPGVKHALVVGIGIQLLQQFSGINGVLYYTPQILSEAGVEVLLADLGIGSESASFLISALTTLLMLPCIAIAMRLMDVSGRRQLLLTTIPVLIVSLIILVIGSVVNFGSVVHAAISTVCVVVYFCCFVMAYGPVPNILCSEIFPTRVRGLCIAICALVFWIGDIIVTYTLPVMLSTIGLSGIFGIYAVVCLISWIFVFLKVPETKGMPLEVITEFFAVGSKQAVAAKNE; this is encoded by the exons ATGAAAGGTGCAGTACTGGTGGCTATTGCCGCTTCCATAGGCAATTTTCTTCAAGGATGGGATAATGCTACTATTGCTG gTGCCGTTGTTTACATTAAGAAAGACCTTGCTTTGCAAACAACTGTGGAAGGGCTTGTGGTGGCCATGTCCCTCATCGGAGCCACGGTGATCACGACGTGCTCCGGTCCCATCTCGGATTGGCTTGGGCGCAGGCCCATGTTGATAATCTCATCATTGCTCTATTTTTTGGGTAGTTTGGTGATGCTATGGTCCCCTAATGTGTATGTGTTGTGCCTGGCAAGGTTACTTGATGGGTTTGGGATTGGTCTTGCTGTTACTCTTGTTCCTGTTTATATATCTGAGACTGCCCCATCTGAGATTAGGGGATCCTTGAATACACTTCCCCAATTCAGTGGTTCTGGGGGCATGTTTCTGTCCTATTGTCTGGTTTTCTGGTTCTCATTCAGTGCCTCTCCTAACTGGAGAGTAATGCTTGGGATTCTTTCCAttccttctcttttttatttccTGTTGACAATCTTTTTCTTGCCGGAGTCTCCCCGGTGGCTCGTCAGCAAAGGGAAGATGCTTGAGGCTAAAAAGGTTCTCCAAAGATTGCGTGGCAGGGAAGATGTGGCCG GTGAGATGGCATTGCTGGTTGAAGGTCTTGGGGTTGGAGGTGATACAACTATAGAAGAGTATATAATAGGCCCTGCAGATGAGGATGGAGAAGGTCAAATACAAACAGCAGAGAAAGACAAAGTCCGATTATACGGATCCCAAGCTGGCCTCTCGTGGTTAGCAAAACCTGTTACTGGACAGAGTTCTCTAGGTCTTGTGTCACGCCATGGAAGCATTGTCAACCAAAGCATGCCTCTCATGGACCCTGTTGTGACCCTATTTGGCAGCGTTCATGAGAAGCTCCCTGAACAAGGAAGCATGCGCAGCACCCTATTTCCACATTTTGGAAGCATGTTCAGCACAGCTGATCCTCATGCCAAAAATGAACAGTGGGACGAGGAGAGCCTACAAAGAGAAGGCGAGGAGTACGCATCAGAAGCGGGTGGAGACTCTGATGACAATCTGCAAAGTCCCTTGATCTCGCGTCAAACAACAAGCATCGAAAAGGAAATGCCACCTCCTCCTTCCCATGGCAGTATACTGAGCAGCATGAGACGTCACAGTAGTCTCATGCAAGGTGAACCAGTTGGTAGCACTGGTATTGGCGGTGGCTGGCAACTAGCATGGAAATGGAATGAGAAAGGTGAGGATGGGAAAAAGGAAGGAGGGTTTAAAAGGATTTACTTGCACCAGGAGGCTGGTCCAGTCCCAAGTAAAGGATCTGTTGTGTCGATTCCTGGCGAAGGTGACTTTGTCCAGGCTGCTGCATTGGTAAGCCAGCCTGCTCTTTACTCCAAGGAGCTTATTGGTGGGCAGCCAGTTGGCCCTGCAATGGTTCACCCATCTGAGACCGCTTCAAAGGGGCCAATTTGGAAAGCTCTTCTCGAACCAGGCGTTAAGCATGCATTGGTTGTTGGAATTGGAATACAACTACTTCAGCAG TTTTCTGGTATAAATGGTGTTCTATATTACACTCCTCAAATCCTTTCAGAGGCCGGCGTTGAAGTTCTCCTTGCCGATTTGGGCATCGGCTCAGAGTCTGCATCTTTCCTTATCAGTGCTTTAACAACCTTGTTGATGCTTCCATGTATAGCCATAGCGATGAGGCTCATGGATGTTTCTGGCAGAAG GCAGCTGCTGCTCACTACAATTCCAGTGCTGATAGTGTCACTCATCATTTTGGTCATTGGGAGCGTCGTAAATTTTGGCAGTGTTGTCCATGCAGCAATTTCAACTGTATGCGTTGTTGTTTACTTCTGTTGCTTTGTGATGGCTTATGGACCGGTTCCAAACATCCTTTGCTCAGAGATCTTTCCGACAAGGGTGCGTGGGCTCTGCATTGCCATCTGCGCTTTGGTGTTCTGGATCGGAGATATCATAGTGACATACACGCTGCCCGTGATGCTCAGTACTATAGGACTCAGTGGAATCTTTGGCATTTATGCGGTTGTGTGTTTGATCTCGTGGATATTTGTGTTTTTGAAGGTCCCTGAAACAAAGGGAATGCCCCTTGAAGTCATCACGGAATTCTTTGCTGTTGGTTCTAAGCAGGCTGTTGCTGCCAAGAATGAGTGA